Proteins found in one Quercus robur chromosome 2, dhQueRobu3.1, whole genome shotgun sequence genomic segment:
- the LOC126699261 gene encoding uncharacterized protein LOC126699261 — protein sequence MDESGEHKKLKLQELEEIYNDSYESARIYKEKTKVFHDKMIFRKEFKIGQKVLLYHSRLRLFPVEIQSLATFKVFKVNSHRLKPFYEGLQVENVTILDLEDPIYTN from the exons ATGGATGAAAGTGGAGAACATAAGAAGTTGAAACTACAAGAGTTAGAGGAAATTTACAATGATTCCTATGAGAGTGCAAGGATTTACAAGGAAAAGACAAAGGTTTTTCATGACAAGATGATCTTTAGGAAGGAGTTTAAAATTGGTCAAAAAGTCCTTCTATACCATTCACGGCTTCGTTTGTTTCCAG ttgaaattcaaagtttagCAACTTTCAAAGTGTTCAAGGTGAATAGTCATAGACTTAAGCCTTTCTATGAAGGTTTACAAGTAGAGAATGTGACAATATTGGACCTTGAGGATCCAATTTATACTAATTGA
- the LOC126699267 gene encoding uncharacterized protein LOC126699267 codes for MSPFKKAAVKGGSSKGKEPVIDVDEDTPLPKVTRSSSQRFDPNKFRSYSAYQSYENFFLHATPLLERAVDLPSLHNTDIPICFAHKDWNYLLSDPDIVYEELVKEFYANAIVEGDELKCWVRQKSFSVSPTYLAEILHINRPIFRHSPVYDDLCPDEELLKQSLGQDLEFSPNGKSISVSSLSPKLRVLTIVMFHNLYPLSSTGYMNLGRALLLHDLQ; via the exons gttcttccaaagggaaggaacccgtaattgatgttgatgaagacacacctctcccgaaagtgactcgctcttcatcacagcgattcgatcccaataagttcagatcctattcagcatatcagtcatatgagaacttctttcttcatgccacaccactactagagagagcggtggatctgccttcacttcataacactgacattccgatatgctttgctcacaaggattggaattaccttctctcggatccggatatcgtgtatgaagagttggttaaagaattttatgctaatgcaattgtggagggagatgaacttaagtgctgggttcggcaaaagagcttttctgtttctcctacatacctggcagaaattcttcacatcaacagacccatttttcgtcattcaccagtctatgatgatctatgtcctgatgaggagcttctcaaacaaagtcttggtcaagacttggagttctcacccaatggcaaatccatcagtgtttcctccctttctccgaaactgcgagtgcttacaattgtgatgtttcacaatttgtaccctttatcaagtactgggtatatgaatctcggacgagCTTTGCTTCTTCATGATCTg caatag